One window of Pseudacidobacterium ailaaui genomic DNA carries:
- a CDS encoding PhoH family protein has protein sequence MMKKALEITPNLEPLFGTRDENLRLMEDGLNVRIDLKSDAVQVEGPQDGLARVERIFSDYEYLRRNGIHLHNGELNGMLRLVVADPSVTLRGLVESGRQRSTGIKRMVQPRSLNQRLYVEAIEQADMVFGIGPAGTGKTYLAVAMAASSLLAKKVSRIVLVRPAVEAGERLGFLPGSLQEKVDPYLRPLYDALYDLLEPERVDKMLERNVIEVAPLAFMRGRTLNDAFIIMDEAQNTTSEQMKMFLTRLGNNAKAVITGDVTQIDLPNPRKSGLIEALNVLEGVDGIRFVHFEDGDVVRHHLVQRIIRAYDSFGRSQQELPLGMPEGDTPQPSLKPQ, from the coding sequence TTGATGAAAAAAGCGCTCGAAATCACGCCCAACCTCGAGCCCCTTTTTGGGACCCGCGATGAAAACCTGAGACTGATGGAAGATGGCCTGAATGTGCGGATTGACCTAAAGTCTGATGCCGTACAGGTGGAAGGGCCGCAGGATGGCCTGGCCCGTGTGGAGCGCATCTTCTCCGATTATGAATACCTGCGCCGGAATGGCATTCATCTGCACAACGGCGAACTGAACGGAATGCTCCGTCTGGTCGTGGCCGACCCTTCGGTGACGCTGCGCGGCCTGGTGGAAAGCGGCCGACAGCGCTCCACCGGCATCAAGCGCATGGTGCAGCCGCGCTCGTTGAACCAGCGGCTCTATGTGGAAGCCATCGAGCAGGCAGACATGGTCTTCGGCATCGGGCCGGCAGGTACGGGAAAAACCTACCTGGCGGTGGCCATGGCGGCATCATCGCTTCTGGCCAAGAAAGTCAGCCGGATCGTACTGGTGCGTCCAGCCGTGGAAGCGGGTGAAAGGCTCGGCTTCCTTCCCGGAAGTTTACAGGAGAAGGTGGACCCTTACCTGCGCCCGCTTTATGACGCGCTCTATGATCTTCTGGAACCAGAGCGGGTGGACAAGATGCTCGAACGCAACGTTATCGAAGTGGCGCCGCTGGCTTTTATGCGCGGTCGCACGCTCAATGATGCCTTCATCATTATGGATGAAGCACAGAACACGACCAGCGAGCAGATGAAGATGTTCTTGACCCGGCTGGGCAACAATGCAAAGGCCGTCATCACCGGGGACGTCACTCAGATTGACCTTCCCAACCCCCGCAAATCCGGCCTGATTGAAGCCCTCAACGTGTTGGAAGGGGTGGACGGAATTCGCTTCGTCCATTTTGAGGACGGCGACGTTGTCCGTCACCATCTGGTGCAGCGCATCATCCGCGCCTATGACAGCTTCGGACGCTCCCAGCAGGAGCTGCCCCTGGGAATGCCTGAGGGCGACACACCGCAACCATCACTGAAACCGCAGTAA
- the ybeY gene encoding rRNA maturation RNase YbeY, translating into MRELRSFLRSALSAAGLRGEVSVLLTTDNGIRALNRDFRKKDKATDVLSFPAETSHAGAGIAGDLAISLDTARRQAEEQRHPLLTELKVLLLHGVLHLAGYDHESDRGQMARKEAALRKQLGLPAGLIQRSRVGNKSTRKRDGGAQ; encoded by the coding sequence ATGCGCGAATTGCGTAGCTTTCTGCGCAGTGCACTGTCTGCTGCCGGTCTTCGTGGAGAAGTGTCCGTCCTGCTTACAACCGATAATGGCATCCGCGCACTGAACCGCGACTTCCGCAAAAAAGACAAGGCCACGGATGTTTTGTCCTTTCCGGCAGAGACTTCGCATGCGGGCGCGGGAATTGCTGGCGATCTGGCCATCTCTTTGGACACCGCCCGGAGACAGGCTGAAGAGCAGCGCCATCCTCTGCTTACAGAGCTGAAGGTCTTGCTGCTGCACGGCGTGTTACACCTCGCCGGATACGACCACGAATCCGATCGCGGACAGATGGCCAGAAAAGAAGCTGCTTTGCGAAAACAGCTTGGCCTTCCTGCCGGCCTCATCCAGAGAAGCCGTGTCGGGAACAAGTCCACCCGCAAAAGGGATGGAGGCGCGCAATGA
- a CDS encoding M24 family metallopeptidase, whose product MLSRRKFFQLSSDATVVGLNLSSWAEPSRPVPPAIASLPDLSSQARPFTKEERLARVERAKELMGVHKMDAILLANHSASAEYFANVRLDGSERLWALAMPAKGRPFLVCPAFEEDRAREILAAGPFGRKAEILTWQEDEDPFALTVQGLRDRGATGVIGLDENMKFIFASSLQKAGPQMQWTSAVPVTAGCRMIKSQHELECMRLACRATLLVYRAVYQSLQPGMTTRDVEKLIEMAYQRVGFRGEASLNLGEYTALPHGSEEVQTIREGTILMLDDGCMVEGYWSDITRTFVLGKPTDKMLRIFEIVHSAQSTALATAKPGVPAAEVDAAARKVIVDAGYGPGFKSFTHRLGHGIGLEMHEWPYFVKNNMFGWEREPMLQPGMVLSDEPGIYLPGEFGIRLEDDLHVTENGAELLTPQSPSLQDPFGGFAG is encoded by the coding sequence ATGCTCTCACGCCGCAAGTTCTTTCAACTTTCGTCGGACGCTACCGTCGTAGGGCTGAACCTTTCTTCGTGGGCAGAACCATCGCGTCCTGTTCCACCAGCCATTGCATCCCTGCCAGACCTATCTTCCCAGGCAAGGCCCTTTACAAAGGAGGAGCGTCTGGCGCGGGTGGAGCGCGCCAAAGAGCTGATGGGCGTCCACAAGATGGACGCGATCCTGCTGGCCAATCATTCCGCTTCAGCAGAGTATTTTGCCAATGTGAGACTGGATGGAAGCGAGCGGCTGTGGGCACTGGCGATGCCCGCGAAAGGCAGACCTTTTCTCGTATGTCCGGCATTTGAGGAAGACCGTGCCCGGGAAATCCTTGCTGCGGGGCCCTTCGGCAGGAAAGCTGAAATTCTGACCTGGCAGGAAGACGAAGACCCGTTCGCTTTGACGGTGCAGGGCCTTCGCGACCGTGGCGCCACCGGCGTCATCGGGCTGGATGAGAACATGAAATTTATCTTCGCCAGCAGCCTTCAGAAGGCCGGTCCTCAGATGCAGTGGACCAGTGCGGTGCCCGTGACTGCCGGATGCCGCATGATCAAGAGCCAGCATGAACTGGAGTGTATGCGGCTGGCGTGCCGGGCGACGCTGCTGGTGTATCGCGCGGTGTATCAATCGCTTCAGCCCGGAATGACGACGCGCGATGTGGAAAAGCTGATTGAGATGGCCTACCAGCGAGTGGGCTTCCGGGGTGAGGCCAGCCTGAATCTTGGCGAGTATACGGCGCTGCCGCACGGATCCGAGGAGGTCCAGACCATCCGCGAAGGGACCATTCTGATGCTGGACGATGGATGCATGGTCGAAGGCTACTGGTCAGACATCACGCGGACCTTTGTACTGGGCAAGCCCACCGACAAGATGTTGCGCATTTTTGAGATTGTGCACAGTGCGCAATCGACCGCACTCGCCACCGCGAAGCCCGGCGTGCCCGCTGCCGAGGTGGACGCCGCGGCGCGCAAAGTCATTGTGGATGCGGGATATGGACCCGGGTTCAAATCCTTCACCCACCGTTTAGGACATGGCATCGGACTGGAGATGCATGAGTGGCCTTACTTTGTGAAAAACAATATGTTCGGATGGGAACGGGAGCCAATGCTGCAGCCGGGCATGGTTTTGTCAGACGAGCCGGGCATCTATCTTCCCGGCGAGTTTGGCATACGTCTGGAAGATGATCTGCATGTTACCGAAAATGGGGCGGAACTGCTGACACCGCAAAGTCCGTCCCTCCAGGACCCGTTTGGCGGATTTGCTGGGTAA
- a CDS encoding DUF4230 domain-containing protein has translation MTHPIHTTEERPQRTSAGRIFFTLLLGVLVGAGVLAFFVRNATRGIWNEVAAKITGRSLSLESSLPTVVSKIQQLQRLETVVYTMDKVVEGSRQSPYLPDFLAGDKLLLIVHGQVIAGIDLSHLSPGDVQVHGHTIQVHLPQPEVFTTTLDNSRTRVYSRETGLFVAADPNLEGEVRAKAQQDLQQAALDDGILQTARKNAAATLTTMLLGLGFEQVEVS, from the coding sequence ATGACCCATCCGATTCACACGACAGAGGAAAGGCCCCAACGCACTTCAGCCGGCAGGATTTTCTTCACGCTGCTTCTCGGTGTGCTGGTTGGGGCCGGCGTGCTCGCCTTTTTTGTCCGCAATGCGACACGGGGCATCTGGAATGAGGTGGCGGCAAAAATCACCGGTCGCAGCCTTTCGCTGGAAAGCTCCCTTCCCACAGTGGTCAGTAAAATCCAGCAATTGCAGCGGCTTGAGACCGTGGTCTACACCATGGACAAGGTCGTCGAAGGCTCGCGCCAAAGCCCCTACCTGCCTGACTTTCTGGCCGGAGACAAGCTGTTGCTGATCGTACATGGGCAAGTCATCGCCGGAATAGATCTTAGCCATTTGTCACCCGGCGATGTGCAGGTCCACGGACACACCATCCAGGTCCATCTGCCGCAACCGGAGGTCTTTACCACAACGCTGGACAACTCCCGCACCCGGGTCTATTCCAGAGAAACCGGTCTCTTTGTCGCAGCGGACCCCAACCTCGAAGGCGAAGTCCGGGCCAAGGCCCAGCAGGACCTGCAGCAGGCGGCCCTGGATGACGGCATTCTGCAAACAGCCAGAAAAAATGCCGCTGCCACCCTGACCACGATGCTTCTGGGGCTCGGATTTGAGCAGGTCGAGGTAAGCTGA
- a CDS encoding alanyl-tRNA editing protein produces the protein MAERLYYNDPFLRKFAARVTEIHELSRVEGQSVWQIALDRTAFYPTSGGQPHDLGFLTAHSRSGVMLEVPIIAVEEDEHGVVWHHVLKPLLKETEVTGEIDWTRRFDHMQQHSGQHLLSAVFLRELGAPTVSFHLGESVSTIDLGVESLASHSMERVERIANEIVAEDRAITIRSVARKEAEALLAAGQLRKLPEREGEIRLIEIADYDLNACGGTHVRSTGQIGGLLLRGIERARQGVRVEFVCGMRAVTAARADYGTMTRSAALLSTPRTEVPAAIEKLLGEVKAAAKIRQKLYEELANYHTARLLVEVWAKDGLRVVRRNLPDRDADYVKLLAVRLTAAAPHTVAVLASTLEEPAFVVVAHSGDLDFHAGQVLKDSLARMGQRGGGSPTLAQGRLPQEHLPSFFDSLESTIREMTTVASRDMA, from the coding sequence ATGGCAGAACGCCTCTATTACAACGATCCGTTTCTGCGCAAGTTTGCTGCAAGAGTCACGGAAATCCATGAGCTTTCCCGTGTTGAAGGCCAGTCTGTGTGGCAAATCGCCCTGGACCGCACAGCCTTTTACCCCACCAGCGGTGGGCAACCCCACGATCTTGGCTTTTTGACCGCGCATTCGCGCAGCGGGGTGATGCTGGAAGTCCCAATCATCGCAGTCGAAGAAGACGAACACGGAGTGGTGTGGCACCATGTGCTCAAGCCGCTGCTAAAGGAAACGGAAGTCACCGGAGAAATTGACTGGACCCGCCGTTTTGATCACATGCAGCAGCATTCCGGGCAACACCTGCTTTCTGCAGTCTTTCTACGCGAGCTGGGTGCGCCCACGGTCTCCTTCCATTTAGGGGAAAGCGTCTCGACGATTGATTTGGGTGTGGAATCGCTGGCCAGCCACAGTATGGAGCGGGTCGAGCGCATCGCCAATGAAATTGTTGCAGAGGACCGCGCAATTACGATACGCAGCGTGGCCCGCAAAGAGGCAGAAGCGCTGCTGGCCGCAGGACAGTTACGAAAACTGCCCGAGCGTGAAGGGGAAATCCGGCTGATTGAAATTGCGGACTATGACCTGAATGCCTGCGGCGGCACCCATGTCCGGTCCACAGGGCAGATTGGAGGGTTGCTCCTCCGCGGGATTGAGCGCGCGCGGCAGGGTGTGCGTGTGGAATTTGTGTGCGGTATGCGGGCGGTCACGGCTGCGCGGGCCGATTATGGGACGATGACGCGAAGCGCCGCCCTGCTCTCAACGCCGCGAACAGAGGTGCCCGCAGCCATTGAGAAGCTGCTGGGTGAAGTGAAAGCCGCAGCCAAAATCAGGCAGAAGCTTTATGAAGAGCTGGCCAATTATCACACCGCGCGTCTGTTGGTAGAAGTCTGGGCCAAGGACGGTCTGCGCGTGGTGCGGCGCAATCTTCCCGACCGCGATGCGGATTACGTCAAGTTGCTGGCCGTGCGTCTGACCGCGGCTGCTCCGCACACGGTGGCGGTGCTGGCTTCCACACTTGAGGAGCCTGCCTTTGTGGTGGTGGCGCACAGCGGAGACCTGGATTTTCACGCCGGGCAGGTGCTGAAAGATTCTCTTGCGAGGATGGGACAACGGGGAGGTGGTTCCCCGACACTCGCCCAGGGAAGGCTCCCGCAGGAACATCTACCGTCTTTCTTTGATTCTCTGGAGTCCACCATTCGGGAGATGACAACAGTCGCGTCCAGGGACATGGCCTGA
- a CDS encoding CTP synthase — MSAKYIFVTGGVVSSLGKGLAAASIGCLLEARGLKVNLMKFDPYLNVDPGTMSPFQHGEVFVTDDGAETDLDLGHYERFTHAKLSRDNNLTTGRIYEQIITKERRGDYLGKTVQVIPHVTNEIKNAMRKVAADCDVALVEIGGTVGDIESLPFLEAIRQMRQELGRENTVFVHVTLVPWISAAQELKTKPTQHSVKEMLSIGIQPDILLCRSDRFLSREIKSKIALFCNLEEQAVITAKDVDSIYEVPLCFAQEGVDALALKYLHMETREPDLTRWKDLVHRCYNPQDEVSVAIVGKYVEYEDSYKSLKEALVHGSLAYNLKLRVTWIEAEGLEAPNYEEQLKGFDGILVPGGFGKRGIEGMLNAIRYAREKKVPYFGICLGMQTACIEFARNVCGLSEANSSEFDPATPHRVIYKLRELIGVEEMGGTMRLGAWTCILQPDSLAYRAYGSTEISERHRHRYEFNREYEALLTGGGLRITGTTPDATYVEIVEIPDHPFFLGCQFHPEFKSKPLEPHPLFSAFVKASYQNRTDRKQASNLLAMQQSAVVQ; from the coding sequence ATGTCCGCAAAGTACATCTTTGTGACCGGCGGAGTTGTGTCCAGTTTAGGAAAGGGCCTGGCGGCCGCCTCCATCGGCTGCCTGCTGGAAGCCCGAGGTCTTAAGGTCAATCTAATGAAGTTTGACCCCTACCTCAATGTGGACCCGGGAACCATGTCCCCTTTCCAGCACGGCGAGGTCTTCGTCACCGATGACGGCGCCGAGACCGACCTCGACCTCGGACACTATGAGCGCTTCACCCATGCAAAACTCAGCCGGGACAATAATCTCACCACCGGCCGCATTTACGAGCAGATCATCACCAAAGAGCGCCGCGGTGACTATCTAGGCAAGACCGTGCAGGTCATCCCGCACGTCACCAACGAAATCAAAAACGCGATGCGCAAGGTCGCAGCAGACTGCGATGTAGCCCTGGTCGAAATTGGCGGCACAGTCGGCGACATCGAATCGCTGCCTTTTCTTGAAGCCATCCGTCAGATGCGGCAGGAGCTGGGCCGCGAGAACACCGTTTTTGTCCATGTCACGCTCGTCCCCTGGATCAGCGCGGCGCAGGAGCTGAAGACCAAGCCCACGCAGCACTCTGTGAAGGAGATGCTCTCCATCGGCATTCAACCGGACATTCTGCTCTGCCGCAGCGACCGCTTCCTCTCTCGCGAAATCAAGAGCAAGATTGCGCTCTTCTGCAATCTGGAAGAGCAGGCCGTCATTACGGCAAAAGACGTGGACTCCATCTACGAAGTGCCTCTCTGTTTCGCGCAGGAAGGCGTGGACGCGCTGGCGCTCAAATACCTGCACATGGAAACGCGCGAGCCAGACCTGACGCGCTGGAAAGACCTGGTCCATCGCTGTTACAACCCGCAGGATGAAGTCTCCGTTGCCATCGTCGGCAAATATGTCGAGTACGAAGACAGCTACAAGTCGCTCAAAGAAGCGCTTGTCCACGGCTCCCTCGCATATAACCTGAAGCTGCGCGTCACCTGGATTGAGGCCGAAGGACTCGAAGCCCCGAACTACGAAGAGCAACTGAAAGGGTTCGATGGCATCCTTGTTCCCGGTGGCTTTGGCAAGCGCGGCATTGAAGGCATGTTGAATGCAATCCGCTACGCGCGCGAGAAAAAGGTCCCGTACTTTGGCATCTGCCTGGGCATGCAGACCGCCTGCATTGAGTTTGCCCGCAACGTCTGCGGACTGTCTGAGGCCAACTCCAGTGAGTTCGACCCGGCTACACCCCATCGCGTCATCTACAAGCTGCGCGAATTAATCGGTGTCGAAGAAATGGGCGGCACCATGCGCCTGGGGGCCTGGACCTGCATCCTGCAGCCGGATTCTCTCGCATACCGGGCTTACGGTTCCACAGAAATCAGCGAGCGGCACCGCCATCGCTATGAATTCAACCGTGAATACGAAGCGCTGCTCACCGGAGGCGGCCTGCGCATCACCGGCACCACTCCCGATGCGACATACGTGGAGATTGTTGAGATTCCGGACCATCCGTTCTTTCTGGGCTGCCAGTTCCATCCGGAATTTAAATCCAAGCCGCTGGAGCCGCATCCGCTGTTCAGCGCGTTTGTAAAAGCCAGTTACCAGAACCGGACAGACCGCAAGCAGGCATCTAATCTTCTAGCAATGCAGCAGTCCGCGGTTGTGCAGTAA
- a CDS encoding hemolysin family protein has product MNIAAAILVPVLLFVLALVSYVDRIYSEMGKFLTREFQENLDAWEELVEPKIGLSRDHLAISAAVLSQLSLACLTLLFGMLLFERNSAADKVTFPEVAQAVLGVVLVIVLFNRLVPYVLFVRTRGLWVGRLRWLLRLLFYLVLPVTFFMGFLSSIAALAEAPKQPEEDAASEAVDALIEAGEEEGILEESDRDLVRSAVEFGDKVVREVMTPRPEMIAISAKSTLEELLNLIEQHPVSRVPVYDGSLDQITGIAFAHDLLRIPDEVARVRTVASIQRPAAFVPETKKVNELLREMQREKQHMRIVIDEYGGVAGLVTIEDLLEEIVGSIADEHETDELESPRREPDGSWLVPGSLELARIKELFGDDWAVPEGYEATTVGGLVSEIAGRIPLAGEVVEEEGLRFEVLSSTDRLIERLRISRMQPA; this is encoded by the coding sequence ATGAACATCGCGGCCGCCATTCTGGTCCCTGTCTTGCTGTTCGTGCTGGCCCTGGTCTCATATGTAGACCGCATCTACTCGGAGATGGGAAAGTTCCTGACCCGCGAATTTCAGGAAAACCTGGATGCGTGGGAGGAACTGGTGGAACCGAAGATCGGGCTGAGCCGCGACCATCTGGCCATCTCAGCCGCAGTGCTCTCCCAGCTTTCGCTTGCCTGCCTGACGCTTCTCTTCGGAATGCTGTTGTTTGAGCGCAATTCCGCCGCCGACAAGGTTACATTTCCTGAAGTTGCCCAGGCGGTCCTGGGCGTGGTGCTGGTCATTGTTCTGTTCAACCGCCTGGTCCCCTACGTGCTGTTTGTGCGCACGCGTGGACTGTGGGTAGGCCGCCTCCGTTGGCTCTTGCGGCTTTTGTTTTATCTTGTGCTGCCGGTAACGTTCTTTATGGGCTTTCTTTCTTCGATTGCGGCCCTGGCCGAGGCCCCCAAACAACCAGAGGAAGACGCCGCTTCCGAGGCCGTCGATGCATTGATTGAGGCCGGGGAAGAAGAGGGGATCCTTGAGGAAAGCGACCGCGATCTGGTCCGCTCGGCCGTCGAATTTGGCGACAAAGTCGTGCGGGAGGTCATGACGCCCCGCCCCGAGATGATTGCCATCTCTGCCAAATCCACGCTGGAAGAGCTGTTGAACCTGATTGAGCAGCACCCGGTCTCGCGTGTGCCGGTATATGATGGCTCGCTCGATCAGATTACCGGCATCGCTTTTGCGCACGACCTGCTTCGCATCCCGGACGAGGTGGCGCGTGTACGCACGGTCGCCAGCATCCAGCGCCCGGCCGCATTTGTGCCGGAAACCAAGAAAGTCAATGAGCTGCTGCGCGAAATGCAGCGGGAAAAGCAGCACATGCGCATCGTGATTGATGAGTATGGCGGCGTCGCCGGACTGGTGACCATCGAAGACTTGCTTGAGGAGATTGTCGGCTCGATTGCCGATGAACATGAAACCGATGAGCTTGAGTCTCCAAGACGTGAGCCTGATGGCTCCTGGCTGGTCCCCGGCAGCCTGGAGCTTGCGCGCATCAAGGAGCTTTTTGGAGACGATTGGGCGGTGCCCGAGGGCTATGAGGCCACCACTGTAGGCGGTCTGGTCAGCGAAATCGCAGGCCGGATTCCTTTGGCGGGTGAGGTGGTCGAAGAAGAAGGTCTTCGCTTTGAAGTGCTCTCCTCCACCGACCGTTTGATTGAGCGCCTGCGCATCTCACGCATGCAGCCTGCATGA
- the moaA gene encoding GTP 3',8-cyclase MoaA gives MTTLTSPGVTPRLTDRYGRAITDLRVSVTDRCNYKCIYCRTGNDGAQYAELPSEDYLRIVRVFVGLGIEKVRITGGEPLLRKDLPRLVREFAKLRTPQGEALDLALTTNGHLLEEMAPVLKDAGLGRVTVSMDAVDPEIFARITRVPGSFHKVLAGIRSAHRAGLGPVKVNCVLLRGFNDDQIVPFAKFARDEGVIVRFIEFMPLEEDRLWTPEVVVPLHELVERLSAFRPLVPLAANAPSETARRYTFDDGVGEIGIIAPVSQAFCGHCSRVRLTSDGKVRTCLFSQFDHDLYGRMLRGATDEEMAAYIRSTIEKKEARHHIGEPDFLKPSRSMVHIGG, from the coding sequence GTGACGACCCTTACCAGCCCCGGTGTAACGCCGCGCCTGACCGACAGATATGGCCGCGCCATCACAGACCTGCGGGTGTCCGTCACCGACCGCTGCAACTACAAATGCATCTACTGCCGTACAGGCAACGACGGCGCACAGTATGCCGAGCTTCCGAGCGAAGATTACCTGCGTATAGTGCGTGTATTCGTCGGTCTTGGAATTGAAAAAGTGCGGATTACCGGCGGCGAGCCGCTATTGCGCAAAGACCTGCCCCGTCTTGTCCGCGAATTCGCCAAGCTGCGCACCCCACAGGGTGAAGCGCTCGACCTTGCGCTGACTACCAACGGCCATCTGCTCGAAGAAATGGCCCCCGTGCTCAAAGACGCGGGTCTGGGCCGGGTCACGGTCAGCATGGACGCGGTAGACCCTGAGATATTTGCGCGTATCACGCGCGTTCCCGGCAGCTTTCACAAGGTCCTGGCCGGCATCCGGTCGGCGCATCGTGCGGGACTGGGTCCGGTAAAAGTAAACTGTGTTCTGCTGCGTGGGTTCAACGACGACCAGATTGTTCCCTTTGCAAAATTTGCTCGCGATGAAGGCGTGATTGTCCGCTTCATCGAATTCATGCCGCTTGAAGAAGACCGTCTGTGGACGCCGGAGGTGGTGGTCCCCCTGCATGAATTGGTAGAGCGGTTGAGCGCGTTTCGCCCGCTGGTCCCGCTGGCAGCGAATGCACCCAGCGAGACAGCCAGACGCTACACCTTTGATGACGGTGTGGGAGAGATTGGCATTATTGCCCCGGTTTCGCAGGCCTTTTGCGGACATTGCAGCCGTGTCCGGCTTACCTCAGACGGGAAGGTCCGCACCTGCCTCTTTTCGCAGTTTGATCATGATCTCTACGGCAGAATGCTGCGCGGTGCGACGGACGAAGAGATGGCCGCCTACATTCGCAGCACCATTGAAAAGAAAGAGGCCCGCCATCATATCGGCGAGCCTGATTTTCTAAAGCCCTCACGCAGCATGGTCCACATCGGGGGGTAA
- a CDS encoding alpha-L-arabinofuranosidase C-terminal domain-containing protein, with the protein MRILKFLFPFYVSASIFAVPSRAQITVDRPIPPRASIRIDAAKSDGTEIPRTIFGSFLEPIGNSTYNGLWAEVLQNPSLEAGLWSAENVMRMVHEEPALGRASQLGLPLPWEPLDYGQGNRYELRYGNAANSWRSLLIIGVPGQPTGIRQKVYLPVHRTLDYKGSLYARHISGPTGLTLSIRPRNGSEVLASAHVDASSTSWTKYSFDLHVPEGKLHRLDPADFVVELEGDERVEVDEFSLMPNDALDGLDPDEVALAKAMETPLVRFGGNFTSGYHWQDGIGPRDKRVSMLNVAWGIPEYNTFGTDEFLHFCELIGADPQFALNLGSGTPEEAAGWVKYVDQHWHRHGGLLWELGNELWGNWNTGWPTLDQLAARTLAYSKAIHAIDPQAKLIATGADPDGYEKWNATQLSNPPGTFDDLSTHFVVTNTDTQVRRADTDFIAQAAFALPIGLETRLKAMQQQINQVPAFANKTHIAFTEWLFIGRQPGTPNFSNLGGAMDTAGFFNMLMRNSSIVPIADMTGIMEFAGIWKKRSQVYATPGYYVFKMYSSAHASRPVRVEANSGSYSVQHGVGRIPDIPNVPYLDVVAALNGVGDQLFLFVVNRSLNTDIPAEIGVTGFRAKGTAEIQTLHSASIADENNEDDPEAVIPVESQERIMQGGFEHVFPHESVTRIVLHKE; encoded by the coding sequence ATGAGGATTCTGAAATTTCTTTTTCCCTTTTATGTAAGCGCTTCCATCTTTGCGGTTCCCTCTCGCGCTCAGATTACCGTTGACCGTCCCATTCCCCCGCGGGCCTCCATTCGCATTGACGCTGCAAAATCCGACGGGACGGAAATTCCGCGCACCATCTTTGGCAGCTTTCTGGAGCCGATTGGCAATTCCACCTACAACGGGCTGTGGGCCGAGGTCCTTCAAAATCCCAGCCTGGAAGCAGGCCTGTGGAGCGCAGAAAATGTCATGCGAATGGTGCATGAAGAACCGGCTCTGGGCCGCGCCTCACAACTGGGCCTGCCCCTGCCGTGGGAGCCACTCGATTATGGGCAGGGAAACCGATACGAACTTCGCTACGGGAATGCTGCCAATTCCTGGCGTTCGCTCCTCATCATTGGGGTCCCGGGACAGCCTACAGGAATCCGCCAGAAGGTGTATCTGCCCGTGCATCGCACACTCGATTACAAGGGCAGCCTCTATGCGCGGCACATCAGCGGACCAACGGGGTTGACCCTCTCCATTCGGCCGCGCAACGGGAGCGAAGTCCTGGCTTCCGCCCATGTGGATGCCTCTTCCACCTCTTGGACAAAGTACAGTTTTGATCTCCACGTTCCTGAAGGCAAACTGCATCGGCTTGATCCGGCAGATTTTGTTGTTGAGCTCGAAGGTGATGAGCGCGTAGAAGTGGACGAATTTTCACTGATGCCCAACGACGCGCTCGACGGCCTCGATCCCGATGAAGTGGCATTGGCCAAAGCCATGGAAACCCCTCTGGTGCGCTTTGGGGGCAATTTCACCTCCGGATACCACTGGCAGGACGGCATCGGGCCGCGCGACAAACGCGTAAGCATGTTGAATGTCGCCTGGGGAATTCCCGAGTACAACACTTTCGGTACCGATGAATTTCTCCACTTTTGCGAGCTCATCGGGGCCGACCCGCAGTTTGCGCTGAACCTCGGCTCTGGCACTCCGGAAGAGGCTGCTGGCTGGGTGAAATATGTGGACCAGCACTGGCACAGACACGGCGGTCTTCTCTGGGAGCTGGGCAACGAGCTATGGGGCAACTGGAACACGGGCTGGCCTACTCTGGACCAGTTGGCCGCGCGCACGCTGGCCTATAGCAAGGCCATCCATGCAATCGACCCACAAGCAAAACTGATTGCCACGGGCGCCGATCCCGATGGATACGAGAAGTGGAACGCGACGCAGTTGAGCAATCCCCCCGGAACGTTCGATGATCTTTCTACCCACTTCGTGGTGACCAATACAGATACGCAGGTGCGCCGCGCGGATACGGACTTCATCGCACAAGCCGCCTTTGCACTGCCGATTGGATTGGAGACCCGACTCAAGGCAATGCAGCAGCAGATCAACCAGGTGCCTGCATTCGCCAACAAGACACACATTGCATTCACCGAATGGCTCTTTATCGGCCGGCAGCCGGGCACACCGAACTTCAGCAATCTGGGAGGCGCGATGGATACGGCAGGCTTCTTTAATATGCTGATGCGCAACAGCTCCATCGTTCCCATCGCAGACATGACGGGCATCATGGAGTTTGCCGGCATCTGGAAGAAGCGCAGCCAGGTGTATGCCACCCCGGGGTATTACGTCTTCAAAATGTACTCGTCAGCGCACGCCTCGCGCCCGGTGCGTGTAGAAGCCAACTCCGGAAGCTACTCGGTACAGCATGGCGTGGGACGCATCCCGGACATCCCGAATGTTCCTTACCTCGATGTGGTGGCGGCGTTGAATGGTGTTGGAGACCAGTTGTTTCTGTTTGTCGTAAACCGCAGCCTGAACACCGACATTCCTGCGGAAATCGGGGTTACTGGATTCCGCGCAAAAGGAACAGCGGAAATTCAGACGCTGCATAGTGCCAGTATTGCGGATGAAAACAACGAAGATGATCCGGAAGCCGTCATTCCAGTGGAATCACAGGAGCGGATCATGCAAGGAGGGTTCGAGCACGTCTTTCCGCATGAGAGCGTGACAAGGATTGTGCTTCATAAAGAGTGA